A window of Acidobacteriota bacterium genomic DNA:
GTCACGAAGGCGGCCGAAGACCTGGTGCTGAAGTTCGCGGGGAACTTCCAGGGCCAGCCGTTCGACGCCGTGATCACCCTGACGCCGGACGGCGCCGACAAGGTGAAGGTGGTGTTCGACATCAACGCCGGCCAGTTCTCGATGAGCGGGACCGGCGTCAAGAAGTAGCGCCTGCACTTCCCGACGGGAGACACATCCCGTCGGGAGGGCACTTCTTGTCGGGAGGAAGGTCCCAGTCGGGATTAATCCTTCGCCAGGTTCGACGCCAGGAGCGATCCGCGAGTGGCCGCGGAGGCCGCACGCGCGCGGTGCGCCGTGGCCGCCGCCCCCTGTGTCATCAGCGACGCGGCGAACTCCATTTCCGCCGTCGAACCACCCATCGCGATCGCCTTCTTCACGAATCCATAGCCATCCACGCGAAGGGTCTCGTCGGTGGCCGCCCACGCCGCGGCGTCGAACCGGCCGTTGGTACCCCGCAGGTGCACCGCCTGGCGATAAGCTTCGATCAAGTAGCCGGCATCAAACCAGGCGCGCGCGGTGGGCGTGGTGCTGAGCGCGCGCCCGATCAACGCCGACAGCAGGTGGTGCGCCGCCGCCGGGTCCTGCAACCCGTAGACGGTGGCGCGGCGCAGGTTCTCCATGCGGCTCAGAACGGCCGCGTCGGCATCCAATGCGCGAAGCGTTTCGGCGGTCAGCGTCTTCAGGTCGAACGATCGGTCGGGGGTGTTCCAACCCGAGCCGGATCCCCAAGTCAGCAGCTTGGTGGACCCGGTCTCGAAGGGAATGCAGACGAGCGCCGGACCGGCCAGCGCGGGGCTGGCCGAAACGAGGACGATTGCGAGCGCGAGAGCGTTGAGCAGGGTCTTGGGTGTCTTGAACATCAGTGCCTCCTGGCGGATGAGACGAGACTCATGGCCGCAAGGGTGGCGCGGCAAGTGACTGAATTGGAGCAAGTTACGGTTGCTGTAACGGTTACTTTGCTCCTCCCGGACGATAAGTCACCGATCGATTCGTTCATACTGGCCAGGTGCAGCCAGACCCGGACGCGGTACACGAGCAGCTCGATCGGATTCTCGCTAGCAAAGGCTTCGTCTCCGCCGGGCGGCTCAGTCGTTTGCTGCGCCACATCGTCGAGCGGACGCTCGCGGGCGAGACGGATCAGCTGAAGGAGTACTCGGTCGGCATGGAGGTGTTCGACCGCGACGACAAGTACGACCCCCGCATTGATTCGATCGTTCGCGTTGAGGCCGGCCGGCTGCGCAGCCGTCTCGAGGAGTACTACGGCACCGACGGCGCGGCCGACGCGGTGCGCATCTCGCTCCCCCGCGGCGCCTACGTGGCGCTGTTCGAGCCCCACCAGGCTGCGCCACCTGCCCCAGCGCAAGAGCCGGAAACGATCGAGTCGCCCAGGCGGGTGTGGGCGGCGTGGGCGCTCAGCACCGGCGTCGTCGCGCTCGTCGTCGCGGTCGTGACCTGGGTGGGCTGGTCCCGATCGGCCGAGGGGCCGCCATCAGTGGCCGTGCTTGCGTTCGAGCAGTATTCCGCCAGTGAAGAAGACGGCGCGACCGCGGCCCAGTTGACCGACCACGTGACGGCGGAACTGGCCCGCCTCGGCACCGTGAGCGTGGTGTCTCACACGAGCGCCATGCAGTTTGCCGGCGAGCGCAAGCCGCTGCGCGAGATCGCCCAGGCGTTGAACGCCGCGTTCGTGGTGGAAGCGTCGATCGAGAACGTCAGCGGCGGCATTCGCGTGATGGCCCGCGTCGTCAACGCCGCAACCGACCGCAAGATCTGGGTGGAAGACTACGGCGGCCGCCCCGGCGACTTAGCTGGGCTCAGCCGGCAGATCGCGGCCGGCGTCAGCGCCGCGGTCTTACGAGCACCCCGAGCACCTTAGGCACCCTAGGCACCTTAGGCACCTTAGGCACCCTATTCTTCCTCTTCGTCGTCCTTCTCTCGACGTGCGTGATAGCGCGAGTACTCCTCGAGATAGGTGAGGGTCTCGAGCGACTTCATGCGGTCGAAGAACAGCACGCCGTCGAGGTGGTCGGTCTCGTGTTGGACGACCCGCGCCGGAAAATCCTTGAGGTCGAGTTCGAAGCGCTTGGCGTTGCGGTCGAGCGCTGACACCTTGATGTGCTGGGCGCGAGGCACGCGGCCGCGAATTTCGGGAATGCTCAGGCAGCCTTCCCAGCCCTCGACCGTCGCATCGCCGATC
This region includes:
- the def gene encoding peptide deformylase — encoded protein: MSILKVARMGHPVLRAVARTVDKAEIKNPSIQDFIDSMIDTMYEYSGVGLAAPQVHESLRLFVAMLDSDDQGDGDAVVLINPEITVIGDATVEGWEGCLSIPEIRGRVPRAQHIKVSALDRNAKRFELDLKDFPARVVQHETDHLDGVLFFDRMKSLETLTYLEEYSRYHARREKDDEEEE